A genomic stretch from Ureibacillus composti includes:
- a CDS encoding macro domain-containing protein yields the protein MPFQIVRNDITKMKVDAIVNAANSALQMGGGVCGAIFRAAGPNDLQKACNQIGQCAVGEAVITDGFNLPAKNIIHTVGPIWKGGGHHEAEYLASCYKNSLNLAVQHGCQSIAFPLISSGIYGYPQKQALQIAMSAISKFLLEHEIDVTMVVFDQDAVQLSEKLFNSIYQYIDDNYIEENVIHYNRNQIEYDQVFSEMPILQSEPELDISESKRSLEDVLMQLEETFSQRLLRLIDEKGKTDAETYKKANIDRRLFSKIRNNPEYTPLKKTVIAFAIALELNLDETIDLLRTAGYALSKSSKFDLIIQYFIEHKNYNIYEINEALFAFDQVLLGA from the coding sequence ATGCCATTTCAAATTGTCCGAAATGATATTACTAAAATGAAAGTGGATGCCATTGTCAATGCAGCGAACTCTGCGCTTCAAATGGGAGGTGGGGTATGTGGTGCTATTTTCCGTGCTGCAGGACCTAATGATTTACAAAAGGCATGTAATCAAATTGGCCAATGTGCGGTTGGGGAGGCAGTCATTACTGATGGTTTCAACTTGCCTGCAAAAAACATTATCCATACTGTAGGGCCTATCTGGAAAGGTGGAGGGCATCATGAAGCGGAATATTTAGCATCCTGTTATAAAAACTCGCTAAATCTAGCGGTTCAACATGGGTGTCAATCGATAGCCTTCCCATTGATCTCGTCTGGCATATATGGATACCCCCAAAAACAAGCATTACAAATTGCTATGTCTGCCATAAGTAAGTTCTTATTGGAGCATGAAATAGATGTGACAATGGTTGTATTCGATCAAGATGCTGTTCAATTAAGTGAAAAACTGTTTAATTCTATTTATCAGTACATAGATGACAATTATATAGAAGAAAACGTGATTCATTACAATCGAAATCAAATCGAATATGATCAAGTTTTCTCAGAAATGCCGATCCTTCAAAGTGAACCGGAATTGGATATTTCTGAAAGTAAGCGATCATTAGAAGATGTATTAATGCAATTGGAGGAGACATTTTCTCAACGATTGTTACGGTTAATTGATGAAAAAGGGAAAACAGATGCTGAAACGTATAAGAAAGCAAATATTGACCGTCGATTATTCTCAAAAATACGAAACAACCCGGAATACACGCCGCTAAAAAAGACCGTAATCGCATTTGCCATTGCATTGGAGCTTAATTTAGATGAAACGATAGATTTATTACGAACTGCTGGATATGCTCTATCCAAAAGCAGCAAATTTGATCTCATTATTCAATACTTCATAGAACATAAAAACTACAACATATATGAAATAAACGAAGCGCTATTTGCATTTGATCAGGTGTTACTAGGAGCGTAA
- a CDS encoding glycosyltransferase family 2 protein encodes MPLLSIVIPSYNEEKMILKAAQTIDQLLKESNIPAELIFVNDGSKDGTWESIQRASGEIDSVKGINFSRNFGKEAAILAGLEFAKGECCVVMDCDLQHPPETVVQMYRLWEEGFEIVEGVKLTRGKESKLHGLFSKSFYRLINQATGFDMSKSSDFKLLDRKVVDAYIQLPERKLFFRALSFWLGFKSVQVEFDVGERTEGETKWSYVSLLKYALNNITSFSTAPMQLITLIGILFLLFSVILGVQSLINYLSGHSLEGFTTIILLLLGTGSLIMISLGIIGFYISKIYEEVKRRPRYIVSGKTDRRNE; translated from the coding sequence ATGCCGTTATTATCAATCGTCATCCCATCTTATAATGAAGAAAAGATGATTTTAAAAGCCGCACAAACTATCGATCAACTATTAAAAGAGTCCAACATTCCCGCTGAACTCATTTTTGTTAATGATGGTTCAAAGGATGGGACGTGGGAATCAATCCAACGTGCCAGTGGAGAAATTGATTCAGTAAAAGGCATTAATTTTTCAAGGAATTTCGGAAAAGAAGCCGCCATTTTAGCTGGTTTAGAATTTGCTAAGGGCGAATGTTGTGTTGTAATGGATTGTGACCTACAACATCCTCCAGAAACGGTTGTTCAAATGTACCGCTTATGGGAAGAAGGCTTTGAAATAGTAGAAGGTGTAAAGCTTACGCGCGGAAAAGAAAGTAAGTTACATGGATTGTTTTCTAAAAGCTTTTATCGCTTGATTAACCAGGCAACTGGTTTTGATATGTCGAAGTCTTCCGATTTTAAATTGTTAGATCGAAAGGTAGTCGATGCTTACATACAGCTACCTGAAAGAAAACTATTCTTTAGAGCTCTCTCTTTTTGGTTAGGCTTTAAAAGTGTTCAAGTTGAATTCGATGTCGGCGAGCGAACAGAAGGCGAAACAAAGTGGTCTTATGTGTCATTACTAAAATACGCATTAAATAACATTACTTCCTTCTCAACAGCGCCGATGCAACTTATTACGCTAATCGGTATACTATTTTTATTGTTCTCTGTCATTCTTGGCGTCCAGTCACTAATCAATTATTTGAGTGGGCATTCATTAGAAGGGTTTACAACGATCATTCTTCTATTACTAGGTACTGGAAGCTTGATTATGATTAGTTTGGGCATTATAGGGTTTTATATCTCGAAAATTTATGAGGAAGTAAAACGCAGACCACGTTATATTGTTTCTGGAAAGACGGATAGAAGAAATGAATAA
- a CDS encoding GtrA family protein, producing MNKWTKLLTLFDVKFWKFILVGIINTIVGTSIMFGLYNLVGLSYWVSSASNYILTSILSYFLNKYFTFQQKGSSLRSLVKFAINIAICYILAYGVAKPLTIFMLMNASQKVQENVALFVGMVFFTAFNYLGQRFFAFKE from the coding sequence ATGAATAAGTGGACAAAGCTTTTAACTTTATTTGATGTGAAATTTTGGAAGTTTATTCTAGTAGGAATCATTAACACCATAGTTGGTACATCTATAATGTTTGGTTTGTACAACTTAGTTGGTCTTTCGTATTGGGTATCTTCCGCTTCAAATTATATTTTAACGAGTATCCTAAGTTACTTTTTAAATAAATACTTCACATTCCAACAAAAAGGCTCTTCTTTAAGATCTTTAGTAAAGTTTGCGATTAATATTGCGATTTGTTACATCCTGGCATATGGCGTAGCTAAGCCATTAACAATTTTTATGTTGATGAATGCAAGTCAAAAGGTTCAGGAAAACGTTGCTTTGTTTGTTGGGATGGTATTCTTTACAGCATTCAATTATTTAGGTCAGCGATTTTTTGCATTTAAAGAATAA
- a CDS encoding glucosyltransferase domain-containing protein, translated as MPEKVFERLKNNIQSEWKLAFFSTMIIGLLTHIYAFTHRFPNHDSLHNLHSSQAMVTSGRFFLSPATAISSFFDLPWIIGLLSIFFLALASVCLVILFYIRKKISIVLISGIVVTFPSVSATFSYIFTADGYMMGIFMAILSVVLLKKYKYGFLYGAVLVCLSVAIYQANLSVALTFTTIWLIHEILYSTITLKQLVGKIVRAIMMIGIGMVGYLVVYKIFTRIFTVQISSYQGLDKVGSLTLADIPRRISQIITQLKTFFLRGFMDGYSINFLEMLNAVVFITLVVTALTVIIKRQVYKNVGKMAMLVIGIASLPFSYYVAYFVSPSAFYHMLMVFGLSSVYIFLILMYDRIDEMPKLAIERLSSWATVIVLACTIFNFALIANIAYMNMELRHEKSLSFANRLVDRIEQLDEYPEIEKLTVFGNVKLYSQLTSEIIPNQIPEMTGSVGEVFFYKPYSYNELLDQFLGYSLQNVSDEERERIEQSEEYKDMGIWPAKDSVRVFNDDTVVVKFEETETNQ; from the coding sequence ATGCCGGAAAAAGTATTTGAAAGACTAAAGAATAACATACAGAGTGAGTGGAAATTAGCGTTCTTTTCCACTATGATCATTGGGTTACTCACTCATATATATGCTTTTACACACAGATTCCCAAATCATGATAGTTTACATAATTTGCATAGTTCGCAAGCCATGGTGACGTCTGGACGCTTTTTCTTAAGCCCGGCCACTGCCATTAGTTCATTTTTTGATTTACCCTGGATTATCGGACTACTTTCGATATTCTTTTTAGCTTTAGCGAGTGTTTGTCTTGTTATTTTATTCTACATCCGTAAAAAGATATCGATTGTGTTAATATCGGGGATTGTTGTCACATTCCCAAGTGTTTCAGCAACTTTTTCATATATCTTCACTGCTGACGGCTATATGATGGGAATATTTATGGCCATCTTATCTGTCGTGTTATTGAAAAAATATAAATACGGGTTCCTTTACGGCGCCGTTTTAGTTTGTTTATCTGTAGCGATTTATCAAGCGAATTTATCGGTAGCGTTAACTTTTACAACAATTTGGCTAATTCATGAAATCTTATATTCTACAATTACACTTAAACAACTAGTTGGAAAAATCGTTCGCGCTATTATGATGATTGGAATTGGAATGGTCGGTTATTTAGTAGTGTATAAAATCTTTACTAGAATATTTACTGTTCAAATTTCAAGTTATCAAGGTCTTGATAAGGTAGGGTCATTAACTTTAGCTGATATTCCACGAAGAATTTCGCAAATCATTACCCAGTTAAAAACATTCTTCTTACGAGGGTTTATGGATGGCTATAGCATTAATTTCCTTGAAATGCTGAATGCTGTCGTATTTATCACGTTAGTTGTGACAGCATTGACTGTCATTATAAAAAGACAGGTGTACAAAAATGTAGGAAAGATGGCTATGTTAGTAATAGGGATTGCTAGTCTGCCATTTAGCTATTACGTTGCGTATTTTGTATCACCATCTGCTTTTTATCATATGTTGATGGTTTTTGGATTAAGTAGTGTTTATATTTTCCTTATTCTTATGTACGACCGAATTGATGAGATGCCGAAACTTGCTATTGAGCGTTTAAGTTCTTGGGCAACGGTGATTGTCCTTGCTTGTACGATCTTTAACTTTGCATTAATTGCAAATATCGCATACATGAATATGGAGCTTCGTCATGAGAAATCACTAAGCTTTGCCAATCGTTTAGTGGACCGAATTGAACAATTAGATGAATATCCAGAAATCGAAAAGCTTACGGTATTTGGGAATGTTAAATTATATTCACAACTAACATCTGAGATTATTCCGAATCAAATCCCAGAAATGACGGGTTCTGTCGGAGAAGTATTCTTCTACAAACCATATAGTTATAATGAGTTACTCGATCAATTCTTAGGCTATTCACTTCAAAATGTATCTGATGAAGAACGAGAAAGAATAGAACAAAGTGAAGAATATAAAGATATGGGCATTTGGCCAGCGAAAGATTCTGTAAGAGTATTTAATGATGATACAGTCGTGGTGAAATTTGAAGAAACTGAAACGAATCAGTAG
- a CDS encoding chitobiase/beta-hexosaminidase C-terminal domain-containing protein, which yields MRKRKWKKPVNAFLATSMIASAVAPVVPTVANAETIVATDLIISEYIEGSSYNKAIEIYNGTGAPVDLNKYSLELITNGDPSSNVQTIKLSGTLEHDNVYVLYHGQANDAIKNVGDLENSSVINFNGNDPVLLKKDGEVIDSLGKVGSSADFAKDKTLVRKSSILTGDAVMDDTFDATLEWEVLPKDTTSNLGSHEMGATPGEPGDPDPTEVEVISIADAHTKAAGETVTVKGIVSANLKNTISIQDETGGIAVRPTSLDMKIGDEVTLTGKLVDYRGLLQLDSASIVEKGPNVGAPQAKIVTGAELSEVNESQLVTVKNVTLNSVTGTSWKNFTASDGSEFIVRDETGELNSLEVGTTYESITGIVQQFDNDYQIIPRSELDIVVDSTTIKPALASLGSGTFVGSQSVTLSTTTAGAEIFYTLDGSEPTDQSAKYVEPIQITKNTTLKAIVKAQDGTFSEVSTFVYKITDSLQIHDLQGEGHTSPYDDQTVQGIQGIVTYNFTLNGSNYYTIQTPDELADNNAKTSEAILLYSGKKAWDIQVGDLVSVTGTVDEYAYDGYSDRNNTDLKTTQINVRDDKDGKVEVLQENVDLPEPFVIDESTLTAKHIEDDELTEFQPEEDALDFWESIEGMRVQVGNVKAVAPQEHGDLITVLESAETNSLHGGLLLTEDDQNPERIQFRLEPNGPARDFEVATGDKFNGPIEGIVGYSYQNYKIYADLDEMKAVHEKGSAVPEKTNIEKKEDKLTIASYNLENFSNNNASNETPQSKVEKLARAIGTDMGSPDIVGVTEVQDNNGQDAGGTEANESYERLIAAIKEESGVEYKYLNIDPIAGQDGGAPNANIRVGFLYNPERISLPEGIESGDATTAVGYENGKLTHNPGRIDPTNAAFNSSRKPLAAQFNFQGEEVIVIANHWNSKSGDTPLFGATQPPVYGSESQRHKIANVVYDFINNIKSKNPDANIVSLGDFNDFQFSKSLEIHEGELMTNMINKVEEKDRYTYLFQGNSQVLDHILVSNNLVDKTEIDILHINADFTDMAGRASDHDPVMVQIDLKATDNEPETPITAEKIYNLTNYKTGKLIINKPSVSVTIDNNSEIKNGIVFTGEYAEFAGEGLAKVTLTIKPKKSDAIIDLKESKVGKIFIDGPNVKEIRGLTAEQKENIEYINGADPEKINFPS from the coding sequence ATGAGAAAACGAAAATGGAAGAAACCGGTTAACGCATTCCTAGCTACAAGTATGATTGCAAGTGCAGTTGCACCAGTTGTACCGACAGTGGCAAATGCAGAAACTATAGTTGCGACTGATTTAATCATTTCGGAGTATATTGAAGGCAGTAGTTATAATAAAGCTATTGAAATATACAATGGAACAGGTGCTCCAGTTGATTTAAATAAATATTCTTTGGAGCTCATTACAAATGGTGATCCTTCTTCTAATGTGCAAACTATAAAACTGTCAGGTACTTTAGAACATGATAATGTGTATGTTTTATATCATGGACAAGCAAATGATGCTATTAAAAATGTAGGAGATTTAGAAAATTCTTCAGTTATTAACTTTAATGGGAATGACCCAGTTTTATTAAAGAAAGACGGAGAAGTTATCGATTCTCTAGGAAAAGTTGGGTCATCAGCTGACTTTGCTAAGGATAAAACATTAGTTCGTAAATCATCGATACTTACTGGTGACGCTGTAATGGATGACACTTTTGATGCAACTTTAGAGTGGGAAGTATTACCTAAAGATACTACTTCAAATCTAGGCTCCCATGAGATGGGGGCAACTCCAGGTGAACCAGGTGATCCGGATCCAACTGAAGTAGAAGTAATTTCAATAGCTGATGCTCATACAAAAGCGGCTGGTGAAACTGTAACGGTTAAAGGCATCGTATCAGCTAATTTAAAAAATACTATCTCAATTCAAGATGAAACAGGAGGTATCGCAGTACGTCCAACTAGCTTAGATATGAAAATTGGAGATGAGGTAACACTAACAGGTAAGTTAGTTGACTATCGAGGATTACTTCAATTAGATTCTGCTTCAATCGTTGAAAAAGGACCGAACGTAGGAGCTCCTCAAGCTAAAATTGTCACTGGTGCTGAGCTGAGCGAGGTAAATGAATCGCAACTTGTGACAGTGAAAAACGTTACACTTAATTCAGTAACAGGAACAAGCTGGAAAAACTTCACTGCATCTGATGGTTCAGAATTTATCGTTCGCGATGAAACGGGTGAACTAAATTCATTAGAAGTAGGAACAACTTACGAATCTATTACAGGAATTGTTCAACAGTTCGATAATGATTATCAAATCATTCCTCGCTCCGAACTAGATATCGTTGTTGATAGCACTACTATAAAACCTGCACTAGCATCTCTTGGATCTGGCACATTTGTGGGCTCTCAATCAGTAACATTATCTACAACTACAGCAGGAGCCGAAATATTCTATACATTAGATGGCTCAGAACCAACTGATCAGAGCGCAAAATATGTGGAACCTATACAAATTACAAAGAATACAACACTAAAAGCAATTGTAAAAGCTCAAGATGGTACATTTAGTGAAGTCTCAACCTTTGTTTATAAGATAACGGATTCTTTACAAATTCATGATCTTCAAGGAGAAGGCCATACCTCTCCATATGACGATCAAACTGTTCAAGGAATACAAGGAATTGTAACTTACAACTTCACATTAAATGGCTCAAACTATTATACAATCCAAACACCAGATGAATTAGCGGATAATAATGCGAAAACTTCTGAAGCGATTCTCTTATACAGTGGTAAAAAAGCGTGGGATATTCAAGTAGGTGATTTAGTTTCAGTAACTGGTACAGTTGATGAATACGCGTACGATGGATATAGTGATCGTAACAATACAGATTTGAAAACTACTCAAATTAATGTTCGTGATGACAAAGATGGAAAAGTTGAAGTTCTTCAAGAAAATGTTGATCTACCGGAACCTTTTGTAATCGATGAAAGTACTCTAACAGCAAAACATATTGAAGATGATGAATTAACAGAATTCCAACCAGAAGAAGATGCACTTGATTTCTGGGAAAGTATTGAAGGTATGCGTGTACAAGTTGGAAACGTTAAAGCAGTTGCACCACAAGAACATGGTGATTTAATTACAGTGCTTGAAAGTGCTGAAACAAATTCTTTACATGGCGGCCTATTACTTACAGAAGATGATCAAAATCCAGAAAGAATCCAATTCCGCTTAGAACCGAATGGACCCGCTCGAGATTTTGAAGTCGCAACTGGTGATAAATTTAATGGACCAATAGAAGGAATTGTTGGTTACTCTTATCAAAACTATAAAATTTATGCCGACCTAGATGAAATGAAAGCTGTCCATGAAAAAGGTTCTGCAGTTCCTGAAAAAACAAACATTGAGAAAAAAGAGGATAAGTTAACAATTGCATCATACAACCTAGAAAACTTCTCGAATAATAATGCTTCAAATGAAACACCACAATCAAAGGTAGAAAAATTAGCAAGAGCAATTGGTACAGATATGGGAAGTCCAGATATTGTTGGTGTAACTGAAGTACAAGATAATAATGGACAAGATGCTGGTGGAACAGAAGCAAACGAAAGTTATGAACGCCTAATCGCAGCAATTAAAGAAGAAAGTGGAGTAGAGTATAAATACTTAAACATTGACCCAATTGCTGGTCAAGATGGTGGTGCTCCAAACGCGAATATCCGAGTTGGATTCTTATATAATCCTGAACGTATTTCATTACCTGAAGGAATTGAATCAGGGGATGCGACTACAGCAGTTGGTTACGAAAATGGAAAACTAACACATAATCCAGGACGTATTGACCCGACGAATGCAGCATTTAATAGTAGTCGTAAACCCTTAGCAGCTCAATTTAACTTCCAAGGTGAAGAAGTTATCGTAATTGCGAATCATTGGAATTCAAAATCGGGGGATACGCCATTATTTGGTGCTACTCAACCACCTGTTTATGGCAGTGAATCACAACGTCATAAGATTGCAAATGTTGTATATGATTTCATAAATAATATTAAATCGAAAAATCCTGATGCAAACATCGTTTCACTTGGAGACTTTAACGACTTCCAATTCTCGAAATCATTAGAAATCCACGAAGGCGAATTAATGACAAACATGATTAATAAAGTGGAAGAGAAAGATCGTTATACTTACCTGTTCCAAGGTAACTCACAAGTATTAGACCATATTTTAGTATCAAATAATTTAGTAGATAAAACTGAAATTGATATTCTTCATATCAATGCAGACTTCACTGACATGGCTGGTCGTGCGAGTGACCATGACCCTGTAATGGTGCAAATTGATTTGAAAGCAACGGACAATGAGCCTGAAACACCAATCACAGCAGAAAAAATCTACAATCTAACAAACTATAAAACAGGTAAATTAATTATTAATAAACCAAGTGTATCTGTAACAATAGACAATAACTCTGAAATTAAAAATGGTATTGTATTTACAGGAGAATATGCTGAATTTGCTGGTGAAGGTTTAGCGAAAGTTACTCTAACAATTAAACCTAAAAAATCAGACGCTATTATTGATTTGAAAGAATCAAAAGTTGGTAAAATCTTTATTGATGGACCAAATGTAAAAGAAATTCGCGGATTAACTGCAGAGCAGAAAGAGAACATAGAATATATCAATGGTGCTGACCCAGAAAAAATTAACTTTCCCAGCTAA
- a CDS encoding endonuclease gives MVLTQKKLTFPAKGSSPDPEQNPEVDQELAIYYQDAYGKTGQALKTALHEIIDDHTQLTYSQAWQALRETDEDPNNPNNVILFYSGKSISENNNGGNVGQWNREHTWAKSHGDFGTSMGPGTDIHHLRPTDVQVNSSRGNLDFDIGGSPISGCNGCLKDGDSFEPPDRVKGDVARILFYMAVRYEQGDRVDLELNEKVNNGNNPHGKLTVLLQWNEQDPVDGFERNRNNIIQEWQGNRNPFIDHPEWANKIWN, from the coding sequence ATGGTGCTGACCCAGAAAAAATTAACTTTCCCAGCTAAAGGATCTAGCCCGGATCCTGAGCAAAATCCAGAAGTTGATCAAGAGTTAGCAATTTACTATCAAGATGCTTATGGAAAAACAGGGCAAGCATTAAAAACAGCATTACACGAAATTATCGATGACCATACCCAGCTCACATATAGTCAAGCATGGCAGGCCCTTCGTGAAACGGATGAAGACCCGAATAATCCGAACAATGTCATCTTATTTTATTCAGGAAAATCGATTTCTGAAAATAATAATGGTGGTAATGTTGGACAATGGAATCGCGAACATACATGGGCTAAGTCACACGGTGATTTTGGGACAAGTATGGGCCCAGGAACGGACATTCATCATCTACGCCCAACAGATGTTCAAGTGAATAGTTCAAGAGGAAACTTAGATTTCGACATTGGAGGAAGTCCAATTAGTGGCTGTAACGGTTGTCTAAAAGATGGAGATTCATTCGAGCCACCTGACCGTGTAAAAGGTGATGTAGCCCGAATCCTATTCTATATGGCTGTTCGTTACGAACAAGGTGACAGAGTTGACCTTGAATTGAATGAGAAGGTCAATAACGGTAACAATCCCCACGGTAAGCTCACAGTATTACTACAATGGAATGAACAAGATCCAGTAGATGGATTTGAACGTAATCGTAATAATATCATTCAAGAATGGCAAGGAAATCGCAATCCGTTCATTGATCATCCTGAATGGGCAAATAAGATTTGGAATTAG
- a CDS encoding S-layer homology domain-containing protein produces MFKKVAAVILASTIAIGLTILNPFHTQAQTNPFSDVKDGDSHSENILSLYHSGIMTGVTSTSFKPNSFATRGETAQFIVNALGLNTEEATINPEYPDVSTSNKYYNAIAILSELNVVGGYTNGKFGPNDSLTRSQVATMITRAFELSVATTTKTKFTDVNRLNDLNARSYIQTLVNYGITTGTTATTFSPNKNLTRGQLATFLVKSMSAKDGGELEVISVE; encoded by the coding sequence ATGTTTAAAAAAGTAGCGGCGGTTATACTTGCTTCAACCATTGCCATTGGTTTGACGATTTTAAATCCTTTCCATACGCAGGCCCAAACTAACCCTTTTAGTGATGTAAAAGACGGAGATTCTCATTCTGAAAATATTCTATCTTTATATCATTCTGGGATTATGACAGGTGTGACTTCTACGTCGTTTAAACCAAATTCATTTGCAACCCGCGGAGAAACAGCTCAATTTATAGTAAATGCACTAGGTTTAAATACTGAAGAAGCGACAATTAATCCTGAGTATCCTGATGTTTCGACATCGAACAAGTATTATAATGCGATTGCTATTTTGTCAGAATTAAATGTTGTAGGTGGTTATACAAATGGGAAATTTGGACCGAATGATTCCTTAACACGGTCTCAGGTGGCGACAATGATTACCCGTGCATTTGAGCTATCAGTAGCTACAACAACAAAAACGAAATTTACAGATGTAAATCGTTTAAATGATCTAAATGCAAGAAGCTATATTCAGACTTTAGTAAATTATGGAATCACGACTGGTACAACTGCAACTACTTTTAGCCCAAACAAAAACTTAACACGAGGACAATTGGCAACATTTTTAGTAAAATCAATGTCTGCAAAAGATGGTGGGGAATTAGAAGTAATAAGTGTTGAATAA
- a CDS encoding VWA domain-containing protein has translation MKTNLTELVFILDRSGSMSGLEADTIGGYNSMLAKQKSAEGEAVVTTVLFNHEVELLHDRINVKGIAPITNNNYEVGGTTALLDAIGFAINKIKKAQKATIKEERAGKVLFVITTDGMENSSNKFNYQKIKQLIEQQKELGWEFIFLGANIDAISTAAQMGIESDYAVEYHADQIGTELNFSAVTETVLNYRKEGKINNQWKKQIEQDFKQRK, from the coding sequence ATGAAAACAAATTTAACAGAGCTTGTATTTATTTTAGATCGTAGTGGTTCAATGTCTGGTCTTGAGGCGGATACAATTGGTGGATATAATTCTATGTTGGCAAAGCAAAAGTCTGCGGAAGGGGAAGCTGTTGTAACGACGGTATTATTTAATCATGAAGTTGAACTGCTTCACGATCGCATTAATGTGAAAGGTATAGCGCCCATAACGAACAACAATTATGAGGTAGGTGGAACAACGGCTTTACTCGATGCGATTGGCTTCGCGATAAACAAAATTAAAAAAGCACAAAAAGCTACAATAAAAGAAGAGCGCGCGGGGAAAGTATTATTTGTCATTACGACAGACGGAATGGAGAACTCAAGCAACAAATTTAACTACCAAAAAATCAAACAGTTAATTGAGCAACAAAAAGAATTGGGTTGGGAATTCATTTTCTTAGGAGCCAATATCGATGCTATTTCAACAGCTGCACAAATGGGAATTGAAAGCGACTATGCTGTCGAATACCATGCTGATCAAATCGGAACGGAATTGAATTTTTCCGCTGTTACGGAAACCGTCTTGAATTATCGCAAAGAAGGAAAAATCAATAACCAATGGAAAAAACAAATCGAACAAGACTTTAAGCAAAGGAAATAA
- a CDS encoding transposase, translated as MMPRKRRIWNPDVFNHVVMRGNNRQNIFTTERDFLEFYRTLHYAYEKYPFTIAAYCLMTNHYHLLLRSPKVPLSKIMRVINRRYSDYFRKKYNYTGHLYEARYYSEMVTTPMSMLRVSRYIHRNPINTNPPMVKTLENYPYSSYALFKFNSPPPYPFLNINPLQNCLQYPTLNSREDYCAFCETENEIPLEEYPTLKE; from the coding sequence ATGATGCCAAGAAAGAGGAGGATCTGGAATCCTGATGTATTTAATCATGTGGTTATGAGAGGAAATAACCGACAAAATATATTTACTACGGAAAGAGACTTTTTAGAATTTTATCGCACGCTTCACTACGCCTATGAGAAGTATCCCTTTACGATTGCTGCCTATTGCTTGATGACCAATCATTATCATTTACTACTCCGTTCTCCTAAGGTGCCATTAAGCAAAATTATGAGAGTTATTAATCGTCGTTATAGTGATTATTTTAGAAAGAAATACAATTATACTGGCCACCTTTATGAAGCACGATATTATTCGGAAATGGTTACTACCCCTATGTCGATGTTAAGAGTTAGTCGATACATTCACCGTAATCCAATAAATACTAACCCTCCAATGGTAAAGACTTTAGAGAATTACCCTTATAGTAGTTATGCTTTATTTAAATTTAATTCCCCCCCACCCTACCCTTTTCTAAATATCAACCCACTACAAAACTGTCTTCAATATCCAACACTGAACTCGAGAGAAGATTATTGTGCATTTTGCGAAACAGAAAATGAAATCCCTCTAGAAGAGTACCCAACATTGAAGGAGTGA